The proteins below come from a single Aphanothece sacrum FPU1 genomic window:
- a CDS encoding tetratricopeptide repeat protein, translated as MFKFLSLWLCLALTILGIVGCENKQQISVVETPSPSLSPISGTPSFSPSSVAERNKSSKLRQLGLQYRQQGRYTDAIKTLEESVILDPQNLSGLVLLGWTLHLAQQPQQAEKTLQKALQLDSNHIQTLNALGIVYLVGGNLEQAIITHTKAIKLKPDNEIAHYNLSLAYHRQGEYNLGLTHAKKATILEPNNPHPFLAESIIYWDSGDENKGKQSYRQAIKLDNRYRQANFLSHLKKAGFTSEQIKQTQKILQSL; from the coding sequence GTGTTTAAATTTCTTTCTCTGTGGTTATGTCTTGCTCTGACTATTTTAGGGATAGTCGGATGTGAAAACAAGCAACAAATTTCTGTAGTTGAGACTCCTTCCCCTTCCTTATCCCCTATTTCTGGGACTCCTTCTTTTTCTCCATCTTCTGTTGCAGAACGAAATAAATCATCTAAACTACGACAATTAGGTTTACAGTATCGTCAACAGGGGCGTTATACTGACGCTATTAAAACATTAGAAGAATCAGTTATACTTGATCCTCAAAATCTTTCTGGGTTAGTATTATTAGGTTGGACTCTCCATTTAGCACAACAACCTCAACAAGCAGAAAAAACCTTACAAAAAGCATTACAACTTGATTCTAATCATATTCAAACCCTCAACGCGCTAGGAATTGTTTATTTAGTAGGAGGAAATTTAGAACAAGCAATTATTACTCATACCAAAGCGATTAAACTAAAACCAGATAATGAAATTGCTCACTATAATCTTAGTTTAGCTTATCATCGTCAAGGTGAATATAATTTAGGTTTAACTCATGCAAAAAAGGCAACAATTTTAGAACCTAATAATCCTCATCCTTTTCTTGCTGAAAGCATCATTTATTGGGACTCAGGAGATGAAAATAAGGGAAAACAAAGTTATCGTCAAGCGATTAAATTAGATAATCGTTATCGTCAAGCTAATTTCTTAAGTCATCTTAAAAAAGCCGGATTTACATCAGAACAAATTAAACAAACGCAAAAGATTTTACAGTCTTTATAG
- a CDS encoding 2TM domain-containing protein: MSVSDIKIPESYSKEDVQEILHLAIARKSDTEELTRTQLWEIAAELDIDPQSLQVAEKDWLAQKALLIQRVEFNQYRRGILKQKFVNYGIINAFLLLLNFLGSGSLSWSLYILVILGLPLALNSWKTFQTQGEDYEKAFQGWMLKKEVKQSISTLWEKFKKAWQS; encoded by the coding sequence ATGTCTGTTTCTGATATAAAAATCCCTGAGTCTTACAGCAAAGAAGATGTACAAGAAATTCTTCACCTAGCGATCGCTCGTAAAAGTGATACTGAAGAATTAACTCGAACCCAATTATGGGAAATTGCGGCTGAATTAGATATTGATCCTCAATCTTTACAAGTAGCAGAAAAAGATTGGTTAGCGCAAAAAGCTTTATTAATTCAGCGTGTAGAATTCAATCAGTATCGACGCGGAATATTAAAGCAAAAATTTGTAAACTATGGCATTATTAATGCTTTTTTGCTCTTGTTAAATTTTTTAGGTTCGGGTAGTTTATCTTGGTCATTATATATCTTAGTAATTCTTGGTTTACCTTTAGCCTTGAATAGCTGGAAAACCTTTCAAACTCAAGGAGAAGATTATGAAAAAGCCTTTCAAGGTTGGATGTTAAAAAAAGAGGTTAAACAATCAATCTCTACCCTTTGGGAGAAGTTTAAGAAAGCTTGGCAAAGTTAG